One window of Vitis riparia cultivar Riparia Gloire de Montpellier isolate 1030 chromosome 5, EGFV_Vit.rip_1.0, whole genome shotgun sequence genomic DNA carries:
- the LOC117913916 gene encoding ankyrin repeat-containing protein At5g02620-like: MVIPIQPTIPFFEGNGYDTWSIKMRTLFISEDLWELVDKGYVEEEIPRDAIRDVRKNDAKALFFIQQAITESIFPQISKATKSKEAWDTLQTKYQSTSLDAAQDGDGSQTDIPLMDDSVYEAAAKGDIEALKKIPESEFHAQLSPKHNTILHIASEFAREGHLKVVEALINAARKPTLDIETGPGPHKVMLRMKNKGKDTALHEAVRYGNCEVVKLLIKEDPDLVYGANDSGTTPLYMAAERGFTDLVEIIIDESKETGTSPPSIGFMGRTALHAAVICNDQEMTKTILQWKPDLTKEVDQKGWSPLHHAAERGCDLKIVALLLEKSEKSVAYLRSKDGKKTALHIASFHHHTKIVEEILSHSPGCREQVDDKGNNIFHFAMMKKGDGDDDLKPSNYFNKWLGSRGLVNEKNAQGNTPIHLLSLNQISDFLFVLHHTVDKRAYNNEDLTAYDIILRAKEDIYEEKDDIQADFECVMAEFSSSARERVTKRWERKKERKEYISQLQKQGETHLIVSALITTVTFAAGFTLPGGYKEDDGQAILSKKAAFEAFVVTDTIAMVSSLCAVFLHFFMTMRQRGEFLEKHLLWAFFLTMVGMGAMAIAFATGLYAVLPHSSGLSVLTCILCSCFFLSIAVEYCLFWRGTISDIIIKIIVGLVELIFGWCEERENRL, encoded by the exons ATGGTTATCCCAATCCAACCTACCATCCCATTTTTTGAAGGAAATGGATATGATACTTGGAGTATAAAGATGAGGACTCTTTTTATCTCCGAAGATCTGTGGGAGCTTGTGGATAAGGGTTATGTAGAAGAGGAAATTCCAAGAGATGCTATTAGAGATGTACGAAAGAATGATGCTAAGGCattgttttttattcaacaaGCAATCACAGAGagtatttttcctcaaatttcaaaGGCAACAAAGTCTAAGGAAGCATGGGACACTTtgcaaacaaaatatcaaagcaCAAGCCTG GATGCAGCTCAAGATGGAGATGGTAGCCAAACTGACATCCCTCTCATGGATGACTCTGTGTATGAGGCAGCAGCGAAGGGCGACATTGAAGCTCTGAAGAAAATTCCAGAGTCCGAATTTCATGCCCAATTAAGCCCAAAGCATAACACAATACTCCATATTGCAAGTGAATTCG CAAGGGAAGGGCATTTGAAGGTCGTGGAAGCTCTTATAAATGCTGCAAGAAAACCTACACTAGATATTGAAACTGGGCCTGGACCACATAAGGTTATGCTGAGGATGAAAAATAAGGGGAAAGACACAGCCTTGCATGAGGCAGTGCGATATGGGAATTGTGAGGTGGTGAAGTTATTGATCAAGGAGGACCCCGATTTGGTCTATGGTGCTAATGATTCAGGTACGACTCCTCTTTACATGGCTGCGGAGAGAGGATTTACAGACTTGGTGGAAATAATCATAGATGAAAGTAAGGAAACTGGTACTTCACCCCCTTCCATTGGCTTCATGGGTAGAACAGCCTTGCACGCAGCTGTAATATGCAATGACCAAG AAATGACAAAGACGATACTGCAATGGAAACCAGACCTCACCAAAGAAGTAGATCAGAAGGGATGGTCTCCACTTCACCATGCTGCAGAGAGAGGTTGTGATCTAAAAATAGTGGCGTTATTGCTAGAAAAATCAGAAAAGAGTGTAGCCTACCTTAGGAGCAAAGATGGGAAGAAGACTGCCCTTCATATTGCATCTTTCCACCATCATACAAAAATAGTAGAGGAGATCCTATCTCACTCTCCTGGTTGTCGGGAGCAGGTCGATGACAAGGGCaataatatttttcactttGCCATGATGAAAAAGGGAGACGGAGACGATGATTTGAAGCCTAGTAATTACTTCAATAAATGGTTAGGGTCAAGAGGACttgtaaatgagaaaaatgctCAAGGAAACACACCCATCCACCTGCTCTCTCTTAATCAAATTTCAGATTTTTTGTTCGTACTCCACCACACTGTAGATAAGAGGGCGTACAACAATGAAGACTTAACAGCTTATGACATAATTTTGAGGGCCAAAGAGGACATTTATGAGGAAAAG GATGATATCCAAGCTGACTTCGAGTGTGTTATGGCTGAATTTAGTTCTTCGGCTCGGGAGAGGGTAACTAAGAGAtgggagagaaagaaagaaaggaaagaataCATCTCTCAATTGCAAAAACAAGGGGAAACCCACTTGATAGTTTCTGCGCTTATAACAACAGTAACTTTTGCTGCGGGTTTCACCTTACCCGGTGGTTACAAGGAGGATGATGGCCAGGCAATTTTATCAAAGAAAGCAGCTTTCGAAGCATTTGTTGTGACGGATACCATAGCCATGGTATCTTCACTATGCGCCgtatttcttcacttttttatgACCATGCGCCAACGTGGGGAGTTCCTTGAAAAACACTTACTTTGGGCCTTTTTTTTGACCATGGTTGGGATGGGAGCAATGGCCATCGCTTTCGCAACCGGCTTGTACGCTGTTTTACCGCATTCCTCGGGCCTTTCAGTTCTCACTTGCATCCTCTGCTCTTGCTTTTTCCTCTCCATTGCAGttgaatattgtttattttggagAGGTACGATTTCGGACATCATAATCAAAATAATCGTTGGATTAGTTGAATTGATCTTTGGATGGTGTGAGGAGAGAGAGAACCGGCTCTGA